One genomic window of Fusobacterium sp. includes the following:
- the priA gene encoding primosomal protein N' — MRYFKIYVDNTQSLYTYSDENKEYEIGDRVVVSFRNRDKSGLIIAEDKPENITFKVLPIKSRLENEIKLSENFIKLLRWIKTYYMSSYEQVINAAVPSDLKVKYDLIYILSDVKSIFQDEAEKIYSDDFIDFFKERMTVTKATLNKKFTKEIINKMIADTVLFNEKGNVKLNYDFNFLCLKKEFENVVMYFRKREEVQKKNLENKFPKELINKLVKEKVLILKKYIREDENQRELHEISEEVAEKNIVLNEEQEKAKEIIKNGDNKYYLLKGITGSGKTEVYIELIKEAFKKGKGSIFLVPEISLTPQMINRFKSEFRENIAILHSRLTNKERADEWYNIYSGNKKIVLGVRSAIFAPVENLEYIILDEEHETTYKQDSNPRYNAKYVAIKRAELEGAKLILGSATPSIESSYYAERGIYTLVTMDSRYNNSILPEMEIIDMKKEEDLYFSKKLLDEIKMTLLKGEQVILLLNRKGYSTYIQCKDCGHVEECPHCSIKSSYYASQGILKCNYCGQTRKYTGHCSKCGSTNLIHSGKGVERVEEEIKKYFDVRIIRVDSESSKNRDFYEKMYFDFLDKKYDIMIGTQMISKGLHFPNVTLVGVINADTILNFPDFRAGEKTFQLVTQVSGRAGRGDKKGKVVVQTYQPENYTFRAIEKSDYNKFYLEEISNRELLEYPPFSKTINIGISSKKEKELEIFVKEFFKDIEDGSVEMYGPMRSLVYRVKDRFRYNIFIKGNKKNISMFKRKLNKKLSEYKKLNDFRIIVDVDPINLI, encoded by the coding sequence ATGAGATATTTTAAAATATATGTAGACAATACCCAGTCTCTTTATACTTATTCAGATGAGAATAAAGAATATGAAATTGGAGATAGAGTGGTTGTTTCTTTTAGAAACAGGGATAAATCTGGCTTGATTATAGCTGAAGATAAACCTGAAAATATAACATTCAAGGTTCTTCCTATAAAATCACGATTAGAAAATGAGATAAAGTTATCTGAAAATTTCATAAAACTTCTTAGATGGATAAAAACATATTATATGAGCAGCTATGAACAGGTAATAAATGCTGCTGTCCCTAGTGATTTGAAAGTTAAATATGATTTAATTTATATTCTTTCAGATGTTAAAAGTATTTTTCAAGATGAGGCAGAAAAAATTTATTCAGATGATTTTATAGATTTTTTTAAGGAAAGAATGACTGTAACTAAAGCTACACTTAATAAAAAGTTTACAAAAGAGATAATAAATAAGATGATTGCAGATACTGTTCTTTTTAATGAAAAAGGAAATGTTAAATTAAACTACGATTTTAATTTTTTATGTTTAAAAAAAGAATTTGAAAATGTAGTAATGTATTTTCGAAAAAGAGAAGAAGTTCAAAAGAAAAATTTAGAGAATAAATTTCCAAAGGAACTTATAAATAAATTAGTTAAAGAAAAAGTTTTGATTTTAAAAAAATATATAAGAGAAGATGAAAATCAAAGAGAGCTGCATGAAATATCTGAAGAAGTGGCTGAAAAAAATATAGTACTTAATGAAGAGCAGGAAAAAGCTAAAGAGATTATAAAAAATGGAGATAATAAGTATTATTTATTAAAAGGAATAACAGGGTCAGGTAAAACGGAAGTATATATTGAACTTATAAAAGAAGCATTTAAAAAAGGAAAGGGAAGTATATTTCTTGTTCCTGAAATATCTCTTACTCCACAGATGATAAATAGGTTTAAAAGTGAATTTAGAGAAAATATAGCTATACTGCACAGCAGACTTACAAATAAGGAAAGGGCAGATGAATGGTATAATATTTATTCTGGAAATAAAAAAATAGTTTTAGGAGTGAGATCTGCTATTTTCGCTCCAGTAGAAAATTTGGAATATATAATATTAGATGAGGAACATGAAACTACATATAAACAGGATAGCAATCCTAGATACAATGCTAAATATGTTGCTATAAAAAGAGCTGAACTTGAAGGGGCAAAATTGATTTTAGGATCAGCAACTCCATCAATAGAAAGTTCTTATTATGCTGAAAGAGGTATATATACTTTGGTAACAATGGATTCAAGGTATAATAATTCTATATTGCCAGAAATGGAAATTATAGATATGAAAAAAGAAGAAGATTTATATTTTAGTAAAAAACTTTTAGATGAGATTAAAATGACTCTTTTAAAAGGAGAACAAGTTATTTTGTTACTTAATAGAAAAGGTTATTCTACATATATTCAATGTAAAGATTGTGGACATGTGGAAGAATGCCCACATTGTTCTATTAAAAGCAGTTATTATGCAAGTCAGGGAATTTTAAAATGTAATTATTGTGGTCAGACAAGAAAATATACTGGGCACTGCAGTAAATGTGGAAGTACTAATCTTATCCATAGTGGAAAAGGAGTAGAGAGAGTAGAAGAGGAAATAAAAAAATATTTTGATGTAAGAATAATAAGAGTAGATTCTGAAAGCTCTAAAAACAGAGACTTTTATGAAAAAATGTATTTTGACTTTTTAGATAAAAAATATGATATAATGATAGGGACTCAAATGATATCTAAAGGATTACATTTTCCTAATGTAACTTTAGTAGGGGTTATAAATGCCGATACAATTTTGAATTTTCCAGATTTCAGAGCAGGGGAAAAAACATTTCAGCTTGTAACACAGGTATCTGGAAGAGCAGGAAGAGGGGATAAAAAAGGAAAAGTTGTAGTTCAGACTTATCAACCTGAAAATTATACTTTTAGAGCAATAGAAAAAAGTGATTATAATAAATTCTATTTAGAGGAAATATCTAATAGAGAATTATTGGAATATCCACCTTTTTCTAAAACTATTAATATAGGAATATCGTCTAAAAAAGAGAAAGAGCTGGAAATATTTGTCAAAGAATTTTTTAAGGATATAGAAGATGGAAGTGTAGAAATGTATGGTCCAATGAGAAGTCTTGTATATAGAGTAAAAGATAGATTCAGATATAATATTTTTATAAAAGGAAATAAAAAGAATATAAGCATGTTTAAAAGAAAGCTAAATAAAAAATTGTCAGAATATAAAAAATTAAATGACTTTAGAATAATTGTTGATGTAGATCCAATAAATTTAATTTAA
- the def gene encoding peptide deformylase — protein sequence MIYEIKKYGDPVLREKTIEVETVDDNIREILQNMAETMYDKNGVGLAAPQIGITKRMLVLDWTGEGEELRKVVNPVITPLTEEKIDWEEGCLSIPGIYKKVERIAKIKVDYLNEKGEKVTEELEGFPAIVMQHEFDHLEAVLFVDRISPMAKRMVNKKLQTLKKETAKSSAE from the coding sequence GTGATATATGAAATAAAAAAATATGGTGATCCAGTACTTAGGGAAAAAACTATAGAGGTGGAAACTGTAGATGACAATATAAGAGAAATATTGCAGAATATGGCAGAAACTATGTATGATAAAAATGGAGTAGGGCTTGCAGCTCCTCAAATAGGGATTACTAAAAGAATGCTTGTATTAGACTGGACAGGAGAAGGAGAGGAACTTAGAAAAGTAGTAAATCCTGTAATTACTCCTTTAACTGAAGAAAAAATAGATTGGGAAGAAGGATGCTTGAGTATTCCAGGAATATATAAAAAAGTTGAAAGAATAGCAAAAATAAAAGTAGATTATTTGAATGAAAAGGGAGAAAAAGTAACTGAGGAATTGGAAGGTTTTCCTGCAATAGTTATGCAGCATGAGTTTGATCATCTGGAAGCTGTATTGTTTGTAGACAGAATATCTCCTATGGCTAAAAGAATGGTAAATAAAAAATTACAAACACTTAAGAAAGAAACAGCAAAATCGAGTGCTGAATAA
- a CDS encoding FtsB family cell division protein, producing MAVDKGKWSCWIILAIVLYVFVPQIYRSYIKVNKLKNEKKQLLNKIELEKSKIEEYNKRIEELKDEFYREKISRDELQMIKEGEEIYRLINKK from the coding sequence ATGGCAGTAGATAAAGGAAAATGGAGTTGTTGGATAATACTTGCAATAGTATTATATGTTTTTGTACCACAAATATATAGGAGTTACATAAAAGTAAATAAACTTAAAAATGAAAAAAAACAACTTTTAAATAAAATAGAACTGGAGAAAAGTAAAATAGAAGAGTATAATAAACGTATTGAGGAACTTAAAGATGAATTTTATAGAGAAAAAATTTCTCGGGATGAGCTGCAAATGATCAAAGAGGGAGAAGAAATCTATAGATTAATCAACAAAAAATAG
- the glpX gene encoding class II fructose-bisphosphatase has product MKRELALEFARVTEAAALAAYKWVGRGNKEAADQAAVDAMRTMLNRIAIDGEIVIGEGEIDEAPMLYIGEKVGRVYHKYEEEGEPEDDYCSPVDIAVDPVEGTRMTAQGQANAITVLAVANKGSFLKAPDMYMEKLIVGPEAKGSIDLNKPLMENIHSVAKVLNKELNELMIVVLDKPRHTQIIKDLQKLGIKVYALPDGDVAGSILTCIVDSDVDMLYGIGGAPEGVISAAVIRALGGDMQARLKLRSEVKGVTLENDKISNFEKNRCESMGLVVGEVLTMNDLVKDDEVVFSATGITSGDLLEGIKRKGSIARTQTLVVRGRSKTVRYINSVHNLDFKDDKITHLVK; this is encoded by the coding sequence ATGAAAAGAGAATTAGCACTGGAATTCGCCAGAGTGACAGAAGCAGCAGCTTTAGCAGCTTACAAATGGGTAGGAAGAGGCAATAAAGAAGCCGCTGATCAAGCAGCAGTAGATGCAATGAGGACTATGCTGAATAGAATAGCTATTGATGGAGAAATAGTTATAGGAGAAGGAGAAATTGATGAAGCTCCTATGCTTTATATAGGTGAAAAGGTTGGCAGAGTTTATCATAAATATGAAGAAGAAGGGGAACCTGAAGATGATTATTGTTCACCAGTAGATATAGCTGTAGACCCTGTAGAAGGAACAAGAATGACTGCTCAAGGGCAGGCCAATGCTATAACTGTTCTGGCTGTTGCAAATAAAGGAAGTTTCTTGAAAGCTCCAGATATGTATATGGAAAAATTGATAGTTGGACCTGAGGCAAAGGGATCAATAGATTTAAATAAACCTTTAATGGAAAATATCCACAGTGTGGCAAAAGTTTTAAATAAAGAATTGAATGAACTTATGATAGTAGTTCTTGACAAGCCAAGACATACTCAAATCATAAAAGATCTCCAAAAACTTGGTATAAAGGTTTATGCTCTTCCAGATGGAGATGTAGCTGGGTCTATTTTAACTTGTATAGTTGACTCAGATGTAGATATGTTATATGGTATAGGAGGAGCTCCAGAAGGAGTTATTTCTGCTGCTGTAATAAGAGCTTTAGGTGGAGATATGCAAGCAAGATTAAAATTAAGAAGTGAAGTAAAGGGTGTAACTCTTGAAAATGATAAAATATCTAATTTTGAAAAGAATAGATGTGAAAGTATGGGACTTGTTGTTGGAGAAGTTCTTACAATGAATGACCTTGTAAAAGATGATGAAGTTGTATTTTCAGCAACTGGAATAACTAGTGGAGATCTTTTAGAAGGAATTAAAAGAAAGGGAAGCATAGCTAGAACACAAACTCTTGTAGTAAGAGGAAGAAGTAAAACTGTAAGATATATAAATTCTGTGCACAACTTAGATTTTAAAGATGATAAAATAACTCATTTAGTAAAATAA
- a CDS encoding alanine/glycine:cation symporter family protein, which translates to MFESLIGSLKNMVLSVNGLLWGKLITVNVGETIVELSLLVVILIPIGIYFTLKTKFLPFRLFPEMVKCILEPKSSTNKDSISGLQALFIATASRVGMGNLAGVVAAISFGGPGAIFWMWLAALIGASSAFIESTLAQIYKEKDPLYGGFRGGPAYFMDRMRIITWVKEEDEYINDIKGTSKYTSIDGKKYYTRGTRFRLLGVLFALSGLLCWAGISQVIANSVSQSFANAFNFPPMYTTIALVVISGIVLFKNAGIVDVLNKVVPAMAILYFSVTLFIIIKNIGLLPQMLENIFVQAFGFRQAVAGGFGAILMQGVKRGLFSNEAGSGSAPCAAAAADVTHPVKQGLIQALGVFIDTLMICSCSAFIMLLAPESVTKGLMGMDLLQAAMNHHIGQAGVIFIAVILFLFSFSTFLGIMFYARGNVAYVFGDNWKSQNIYKIFALGMLFAGGLAQYTFVWELGDLGVGLMTVFNMMAIIPLSGQAIESLRDYELNFMKKKDVKTEIKEETVEVQEII; encoded by the coding sequence ATGTTTGAAAGTTTAATTGGCTCGCTTAAGAATATGGTACTTTCAGTAAATGGATTGTTGTGGGGTAAACTCATAACAGTAAATGTTGGAGAAACTATAGTTGAATTAAGTCTTTTGGTAGTAATACTTATACCAATAGGAATATACTTTACATTAAAAACCAAGTTTCTTCCATTTAGATTATTTCCAGAAATGGTAAAGTGTATATTGGAACCTAAAAGTTCTACTAATAAAGATTCAATATCTGGACTGCAAGCTTTGTTCATAGCCACAGCTTCAAGAGTAGGAATGGGAAATCTGGCAGGAGTGGTAGCAGCAATTTCTTTTGGAGGACCTGGAGCAATATTCTGGATGTGGTTGGCAGCATTGATAGGAGCTTCAAGTGCATTTATAGAATCTACACTGGCTCAGATATATAAGGAAAAAGATCCGCTATATGGAGGATTCAGAGGTGGTCCTGCTTATTTTATGGATAGAATGAGAATAATAACTTGGGTAAAAGAAGAGGATGAGTATATTAATGATATTAAAGGAACTTCTAAATATACATCTATTGATGGTAAAAAATATTACACTAGAGGGACTAGATTCAGACTTTTAGGAGTATTATTTGCACTTTCTGGATTACTTTGCTGGGCAGGAATAAGCCAGGTTATTGCAAATTCAGTAAGCCAATCTTTTGCAAATGCGTTTAACTTTCCACCAATGTATACAACAATAGCTTTAGTAGTTATATCAGGAATTGTGTTATTCAAAAATGCTGGAATAGTAGATGTTCTTAATAAAGTAGTTCCAGCAATGGCTATATTGTATTTCTCAGTAACATTGTTCATAATAATAAAGAATATAGGTCTTCTGCCTCAAATGTTAGAAAATATATTTGTACAGGCTTTTGGGTTCAGACAGGCAGTAGCTGGAGGTTTTGGTGCTATATTGATGCAGGGAGTGAAAAGAGGATTGTTTTCTAATGAAGCAGGATCGGGATCAGCTCCATGTGCAGCAGCAGCAGCAGATGTAACTCATCCTGTAAAGCAAGGATTAATACAGGCTTTAGGAGTATTTATAGATACATTGATGATATGCAGCTGTTCAGCTTTCATAATGCTTCTTGCACCTGAAAGTGTAACTAAAGGATTAATGGGAATGGATCTTTTACAGGCAGCAATGAATCATCATATAGGACAGGCAGGAGTAATATTTATAGCAGTAATACTTTTCTTATTCAGTTTCAGTACTTTCCTCGGAATAATGTTCTATGCAAGAGGAAATGTAGCCTATGTCTTTGGAGATAATTGGAAATCACAAAATATATATAAAATATTTGCTCTGGGAATGCTTTTTGCAGGAGGGCTTGCACAATATACATTTGTGTGGGAATTAGGAGATTTAGGAGTAGGACTTATGACAGTCTTTAATATGATGGCAATAATACCATTATCAGGACAGGCAATAGAATCATTAAGAGATTATGAACTTAACTTTATGAAGAAAAAAGATGTAAAGACAGAGATAAAGGAAGAAACAGTAGAGGTACAGGAAATAATTTAA
- a CDS encoding tyrosine phenol-lyase, whose amino-acid sequence MEKRKFMPEPFKIKMVEHMGTLDKEARKVAIKEAGYNTFLLKSEECYIDLLTDSGTNAMSDRQWAGLMLGDEAYAGSRNFYHLQEVVREYFGFKYLVPTHQGRGAENILSSLTIKPGDYVPGNMYFTTTRFHQERNGATFRDVIIDEAHDPTADLPFKGNIDLKKFQALIDEVGADKIPYICLAVTVNLAGGQPVSMGNIKAVSELAHKNGIMVMFDATRCVENAYFIKEREEGYQDKTIKEIVHEMFSYGDGCTMSGKKDCITNIGGFLCMNDHDLYVRATGMVVQFEGMPSYGGLAGRDMEAMAIGITESVQYEYISYRVNQIRYLGEKLEAAGVPMVKPFGGHAIFVDARAFLDHLTQDEFPAQSLAAALYETSGVRTMERGIISAGRDVVTGKDHHPKLETIRLTIPRRVYTYAHLDFVADAVIDLYNRRKDISGLKWDYEPKVLRFFTGTFKTINSELIKGY is encoded by the coding sequence ATGGAGAAAAGAAAATTTATGCCAGAACCTTTTAAAATCAAAATGGTAGAACATATGGGAACTTTGGATAAGGAAGCTAGAAAGGTAGCAATAAAAGAAGCAGGGTATAATACTTTCTTATTAAAATCAGAAGAATGTTATATTGATCTTTTAACAGACTCAGGAACTAATGCAATGAGTGATAGACAATGGGCTGGACTTATGCTTGGAGATGAAGCATATGCTGGAAGCAGAAACTTCTATCATTTACAGGAAGTAGTGAGAGAATATTTTGGTTTTAAATATTTAGTTCCTACACATCAAGGTAGAGGAGCAGAAAATATCCTTTCATCTCTTACAATAAAACCAGGAGATTATGTACCAGGGAATATGTATTTTACAACTACAAGATTCCATCAAGAGAGAAATGGGGCTACTTTTAGAGATGTTATTATAGATGAAGCACATGATCCAACAGCTGATCTTCCGTTTAAAGGAAATATAGATCTAAAAAAATTCCAAGCATTAATAGATGAAGTTGGAGCAGATAAAATACCATATATATGTCTTGCTGTAACAGTAAATCTAGCTGGAGGGCAGCCAGTATCAATGGGAAATATAAAAGCTGTATCTGAGTTAGCACATAAAAATGGAATAATGGTAATGTTTGATGCAACAAGATGTGTTGAGAATGCTTATTTCATAAAAGAAAGAGAAGAAGGATATCAAGATAAAACTATAAAAGAAATAGTTCATGAAATGTTTTCATATGGAGATGGATGTACAATGTCTGGTAAGAAGGACTGTATTACCAATATAGGTGGATTCCTATGTATGAATGACCATGATCTATATGTAAGAGCAACAGGAATGGTAGTTCAATTTGAAGGAATGCCATCATATGGTGGACTTGCAGGAAGAGATATGGAAGCTATGGCAATAGGTATAACAGAATCAGTTCAGTATGAATATATAAGCTATAGAGTAAATCAGATCAGATATCTTGGAGAGAAATTAGAAGCAGCAGGAGTACCAATGGTAAAACCATTTGGAGGACATGCAATATTCGTAGATGCAAGAGCATTTTTAGATCACTTAACACAGGATGAATTTCCAGCACAATCATTGGCAGCAGCGCTGTATGAAACATCGGGAGTAAGAACAATGGAAAGAGGAATTATATCAGCAGGAAGAGATGTAGTGACGGGGAAAGATCATCATCCAAAATTAGAAACAATAAGACTAACAATACCAAGAAGAGTATATACATATGCACATTTGGATTTTGTAGCAGATGCAGTAATAGATTTATATAACAGAAGAAAAGATATAAGTGGGTTGAAATGGGATTATGAACCAAAAGTACTGAGATTCTTTACAGGAACATTTAAAACTATCAATTCAGAATTGATAAAAGGATATTAA
- a CDS encoding PLP-dependent aminotransferase family protein, protein MAKNTNNVDISYYIKLYEILKAEIIKKNAPNSKFYSIRQIGIKYNTNINTVLKVFKMLERDGYIFSEKGKGFFIKEHSNLSIREELVPIMESFHFGQTNTEEINFSNGSPPNDYFPDKIYQKLIDKALKNYGSSLLGYQDVQGLESLRILLADHLEERDIFVNKDNIIITSGTQQSLVILLKTFSGSSLKTVAISSPTYPNALNLLKDMCNIKTFDLKNDGWNLVEFEKILKKERIHFVYIMTNFQNPTGISWSEEKKKKILKLAHEYNFYIIEDDCFSEFYYTKRVEPLKVLDQTGNEKVIYIKTYSKLLMPAIGLAYMILPPAIMQKAILTKYSLDHSTSGLNQKVLEYFIDDKYLDNHVKNLKKIFKAKHRRILELLSEVPHITILNKSKGGFFVWIQLADYINEEKFYHKCKLRGVSILPGNIFYHDKRSSGKIRLSFISPSLEELEEGVKIMKDILIHCDF, encoded by the coding sequence ATGGCTAAAAATACTAACAATGTTGATATAAGTTATTATATAAAGTTATATGAAATTCTTAAAGCAGAAATAATAAAGAAAAACGCTCCCAACTCCAAATTTTATTCTATCAGACAAATTGGAATAAAATATAATACAAATATTAATACAGTTTTAAAAGTATTTAAAATGTTAGAAAGAGATGGATATATCTTTTCTGAAAAAGGAAAGGGATTCTTTATAAAAGAACACTCAAATCTTTCTATTCGTGAAGAATTAGTTCCTATAATGGAAAGTTTTCATTTCGGACAAACTAATACAGAAGAAATAAATTTTTCCAATGGAAGCCCTCCAAATGATTATTTTCCAGATAAAATATATCAAAAATTAATAGATAAAGCTCTGAAAAATTATGGTTCATCACTATTAGGATATCAAGATGTACAAGGTTTAGAAAGCCTTCGTATACTTTTAGCAGATCATTTAGAAGAAAGAGATATCTTTGTTAACAAAGATAATATAATAATTACATCAGGAACTCAGCAATCTCTGGTTATACTATTAAAAACCTTTAGTGGTTCATCTTTAAAAACTGTTGCTATCTCCAGCCCTACATATCCTAATGCACTAAATCTATTAAAAGATATGTGCAATATAAAAACTTTTGATTTAAAAAATGATGGTTGGAATTTAGTAGAATTTGAAAAAATTTTAAAAAAAGAAAGAATTCACTTTGTATATATAATGACTAACTTTCAGAATCCTACTGGTATAAGCTGGTCAGAAGAAAAAAAGAAAAAAATTTTAAAACTTGCTCATGAATACAATTTTTATATTATTGAAGATGATTGTTTTTCTGAATTTTACTATACCAAAAGAGTTGAGCCATTAAAAGTATTGGATCAGACTGGCAATGAAAAAGTTATTTATATCAAAACTTATTCGAAACTTCTTATGCCTGCCATTGGTCTTGCATATATGATTCTGCCTCCTGCAATTATGCAGAAAGCTATTTTGACTAAATACAGCCTAGATCATAGTACTTCTGGTTTGAATCAAAAAGTATTAGAATATTTTATAGATGATAAATATCTTGATAATCATGTAAAAAATTTAAAAAAAATATTTAAAGCTAAACATCGCAGAATTCTTGAACTATTATCTGAAGTCCCACATATAACAATATTAAATAAATCTAAAGGTGGATTTTTTGTCTGGATACAATTAGCTGATTATATAAATGAAGAAAAATTTTATCACAAATGCAAATTAAGAGGTGTTTCTATTCTTCCAGGAAATATTTTTTATCATGATAAACGTTCTTCTGGCAAAATAAGATTAAGTTTTATTTCTCCTTCTCTGGAAGAATTAGAAGAGGGTGTAAAAATTATGAAAGATATTTTAATTCATTGTGATTTTTAA
- a CDS encoding sigma-70 family RNA polymerase sigma factor, whose translation MINSQTIKNAKAGNESAIQEIFSSFKSILQLKTKNYFFYGGDKEDVLQEAMIGLLKAINAYDETKNASFTTFAILCIKRQLITAIKSSNSGKNKILNMAMYSPETEDNSNIVYESKSFNFYNPEEIYLSKERFRLLNQYLKSNLSKMENEIFEYMLSEMTYTEIAKKTGRDPKSVDNSIQRIKKKLNIFLKEYDCIQ comes from the coding sequence TGGTAATGAAAGTGCCATACAGGAGATATTTTCCTCTTTTAAAAGTATTCTTCAATTAAAAACAAAAAATTACTTTTTCTATGGTGGAGATAAAGAAGATGTTCTTCAAGAGGCAATGATAGGTCTTTTAAAGGCAATAAATGCATACGATGAAACTAAAAATGCATCTTTTACTACTTTTGCTATTTTATGTATAAAGCGTCAATTAATTACAGCTATTAAAAGTTCTAATTCTGGTAAAAATAAAATATTAAATATGGCTATGTATAGTCCTGAAACTGAAGATAATTCAAATATAGTTTATGAATCTAAATCTTTTAATTTTTATAACCCAGAAGAAATTTATCTAAGCAAAGAAAGATTCAGGCTCTTAAATCAATATCTTAAAAGTAATCTAAGCAAAATGGAAAATGAAATATTTGAATATATGCTTTCTGAAATGACTTATACTGAAATTGCTAAAAAAACTGGAAGAGATCCAAAATCAGTGGATAACAGCATACAGCGTATTAAGAAAAAACTTAATATTTTCTTAAAGGAATATGATTGCATACAATAA